The genomic window CCGTTTTCTCTCAGGGAGATAAATTCGAAGACCATGTAAATGATACCTTGGAATCCGGAGCTGGACTCTGTGATCCGGAAGCAGTCCGGGTTTTGGTAGAAGAAGGTCCCCCTCTTGTTAAAGAACTTTTAGAATATGGGGTTCCATTCAACCTGAATAAGGATGGGGAATTCGATCTGCATAGAGAAGGCGGACATGGAACAAATCGTATCGTCCACGCCCATGACAGAACCGGTCATGAAATCGAAAAAACACTTTTACAAATCGTAAAACAAAATCCGAATATTAGAATATTAGAATACCATACGGTCGTAGATCTGATCACTCCCCACCACCTCAAAAAGAAAGGTCTGATTTGTTTCGGAGCATATGTTCTTTCTAATCATACGGGAGAAGTAATCCCAATCCTAGCCAAAAAGACCATCATAGCAAGCGGCGGATCCGGACAGGTATATTCTCATACCACAAATCCTAAAATTGCTACGGGTGACGGAGTTGCCTGCGCTTATCGAGCTGGAGCAGAGATCAGGAATATGGAATTTTACCAGTTCCACCCTACTTCTCTTTATCATGAAAAAGGAGATTCATTTCTGATCTCCGAGGCTGTTCGAGGAAAAGGTGCAGTATTACTAAGCATGGACGGAGAACCGTTCATGAAAAAATACCATCCTATGGCAGATCTTGCCACAAGAGATATAGTCGCAAGAGCCATAGACGCAGAAATGAAGAAGTCGGGAGATCCTCATGTTTGGTTGGATATCTCGCATAGACCGGCAGCAGAGATCAAAGAATCTTTTCCTTCTATTTATGCAAAATGTTTAGAGTTAGGAATCGATATCACTACGGATCCAATACCTGTTGTACCAGCAGCCCACTTCATGTGCGGAGGGATAGCAACTGACCTTTGGGGAAAAACTAGAATAGAAAATCTATTCGCAGCGGGAGAAGCTTCCTGCACTGGAGTTCACGGTGGAAACCGTCTGGCATCTAATAGTTTATTAGAATGCCTCGTATTCTCCAATCGTATTGCAGAAGAGATCCGCAAAAATCCGCCCGACTTCTTACCGGAACATGAACAGATCCCTATTTGGGACAAAGAGGGTCTTGTTAATACGGAAGAATGGGTATTGATTTCCCATGATCTTTCAGAGATCAAAAACACAATGTCCAACTATGTGGGAATTGTTCGCTCTAATCTACGTTTAGAAAGAGCAAAAAGAAGAATGGATTTGATCTATGCAGAAGTCAGAGACTATTACAACAGGACAATAGTCACAAATCCTTTATTAGAACTTCGTAATTTGGTTCTGGTAGCCGAGTTGATTATACGTTCTGCGCTTGCCAGACACGAGAGTAGAGGACTACACTATTCTACGGATTATCCGGAAAACAGATCCCCATCCAGACATGATACAATTCTGATCAATGATCTGGTCCATGGGGATCTTCAAGCTCCTCTTTAATTATCTTACGCAGCGAACAAAATATCTGCTGGTCTTGCTATAAGAATCGTCTTCTCCAAATCTATCTTTAGAGAAAGATACCGCTCTAGCCGTTTTACCAGCTATATCTTGTTCATTAGCTGTAGAACTCCAGTAGAAGGACTCTAAGGTATCGGGAAATTTCAAAAGCATGAAGTTGCGACTATTAGAGCTTAAATATTTTAACTCCAAAAAGTTAGCTACTCTCCAATCTGAATGACCTCCTGTGTTGTCATTCGCACAGGAATCATACGCTTCTGAACTCCCGGAAATACCAATCGGAGATACGGTCGTTAAGGTCTGAGGAAGCCCTATCGTATTACAAGAATTCAGATCTACACTACAATATTGCAAATCTGTAGCTCCAAAGGAACTCGGATTTCCTAACGTGCCATTTGCTCCTCTACAATTATAGCTACTTGCATCTCCATTGAAGACTTGGCCTTGGCTACAAGTCTTCCACATTAAACCGCTTGTACTATCCGATGTTGTTCCATCTCCATTATTCGTAAAACTTTGAAAGAAGATCGCTCCGGCTATCAGGTCACTATCATCTTCTTCTCTGAGGCCATACGGACTATGGTCCAGTTTCTCTTCACAACCCATCGCGAGCATACAAAACGCGAATAAGGTAAATAAGGATCTTATTATATAAAATACTTTTCTCATCTCTTTTTCCTTAGAACGCGTGGCTGAAGTTTACGAATAATTGTTCGTCTTCTTTCGACTTTGCCCAGTCGATCATGATGATCGTAGCCTGGTTCCAAGCGATCCTGAGTCCGATACCATGCGAGTATTTATAATCCTTCAGACCAGCCTTATGCTCGTCGTCCCACACTCGTCCAAAGTCCATGAAAGGAACTAAGTTAAATGCGAAGTATTCATCTCCTACCTTTAAGGATCCGAATTTCCATCTTACCTCGAGGTTACCCCAACCCATCATTCTTCCTACGAAACGATCTTGTTTGTAACCGCGAATTGTTCGAATACCTCCGAGTCCTCCAATCAAACCTTCCGTTCCCCACATGTTTCTATATTCGAAGAATGGAACATCCCCCTCGGAAAGCCCCGCACCAAAACGGGAAGCAATCACGAGTTTTTCGAATACTTTCGGAAATGGGCTCCAGAAAAATTTTCCTTGGGCAAAGTATTTTTGGAAATTGAAATCGGAACCGAATGCTTTGCTGTTCTTTTCAAAGGTTCCTTCTATGAAAACCCCGCTATTCGGATCCGGTTCGAAGTCACGTGTATCATATACAAGTGCCACACGAAGTGCATTTACATACCCACCATGATATCCTAAAATTTTACCCGCTTCCGCGTCCTCGGTTAAACGCGTTTTAGCGTTAGGCACATTCGCACCGTAATCCATGCCTAAAACCGGGTCATAACCCGGAGCTTTCCGGCCATCAAATGTCCTGATAATATTCTCGGAGGCTTTTAATCCAGCGACTACACGAACCGTTCCACCAAAGAAAGATCTCTCAGTACTTAGGTTAACCATAGGAGTTTCTATAATATAACCGTTATACATCTTATTGGTAACAACGAATCCAGGTTGGCTTGGAACTCCGTAATAGGTATTTCCTCCGAAGGCAACAGGATCCTGCGGCCCTCCAGGCCTATAATAGCTATTATTTTTGGTTTGATCCGCAAAGGTTGCGTTCGTGTAATAGTCCCCGCCCGGTTGGTTACGATCATAGTAACTTAGGCCTTTTAAAGAACTCTCACCGATTCCAAAGTAAAGAGTGGTAGGAGTAATCGTTAGGAAAGCATCCGCACGCAAACGCCATTGTGTATTCGCAATAAATGGCATATCCAAACTGAGCTGATGATATTGTGCATTCTTACTCGTATTAAAATACTGAGCAAAAAACCTAACTCTATAAGGAGTATAATCAAATAATGGATCCGATTTCAGACCATTATTATAGGCATATGCGCGAACACCGAAACCGACACCCTCAAGTGGATCTGAGTTTATAAGTGGAAGTCCGGTAGGATACCAACCTTCCCTTTTGACAGCCAGGTCTTTGGCACAAAGCTGCTTAGAAGAATCCATATGAAACGGTAAATTTTTGCGAGCAGCTGGCTTCTCGCATCCCGGTTCAGGAATAAAATCTTGGGCGTCTATATTGAAACTTGCGACAAAACAAATCGTTAGCACCAACGATTTAATTTCTTTAATCCTCATGTACACTCCGGATCTAAGATTTTAAGTTCGTTAGTTATCGAAGTGACGATAGCTTATGTCAATTGAAAATTTCGGATCAGAGTTTAGGGGACCCCGTTCAACACGCAAAAGTTCCCTTTCATCACAGGGCTTATAAAAAAATTAGCAAATCATACATTAGTAAA from Leptospira neocaledonica includes these protein-coding regions:
- the nadB gene encoding L-aspartate oxidase, producing MPRIKTDFLVIGSGITGLFQALKLSNIGETVIVTKKSDYESSTNYAQGGIASVFSQGDKFEDHVNDTLESGAGLCDPEAVRVLVEEGPPLVKELLEYGVPFNLNKDGEFDLHREGGHGTNRIVHAHDRTGHEIEKTLLQIVKQNPNIRILEYHTVVDLITPHHLKKKGLICFGAYVLSNHTGEVIPILAKKTIIASGGSGQVYSHTTNPKIATGDGVACAYRAGAEIRNMEFYQFHPTSLYHEKGDSFLISEAVRGKGAVLLSMDGEPFMKKYHPMADLATRDIVARAIDAEMKKSGDPHVWLDISHRPAAEIKESFPSIYAKCLELGIDITTDPIPVVPAAHFMCGGIATDLWGKTRIENLFAAGEASCTGVHGGNRLASNSLLECLVFSNRIAEEIRKNPPDFLPEHEQIPIWDKEGLVNTEEWVLISHDLSEIKNTMSNYVGIVRSNLRLERAKRRMDLIYAEVRDYYNRTIVTNPLLELRNLVLVAELIIRSALARHESRGLHYSTDYPENRSPSRHDTILINDLVHGDLQAPL
- the lsa25 gene encoding surface adhesin Lsa25 produces the protein MRKVFYIIRSLFTLFAFCMLAMGCEEKLDHSPYGLREEDDSDLIAGAIFFQSFTNNGDGTTSDSTSGLMWKTCSQGQVFNGDASSYNCRGANGTLGNPSSFGATDLQYCSVDLNSCNTIGLPQTLTTVSPIGISGSSEAYDSCANDNTGGHSDWRVANFLELKYLSSNSRNFMLLKFPDTLESFYWSSTANEQDIAGKTARAVSFSKDRFGEDDSYSKTSRYFVRCVR
- the omp85 gene encoding Omp85 family outer membrane protein, encoding MRIKEIKSLVLTICFVASFNIDAQDFIPEPGCEKPAARKNLPFHMDSSKQLCAKDLAVKREGWYPTGLPLINSDPLEGVGFGVRAYAYNNGLKSDPLFDYTPYRVRFFAQYFNTSKNAQYHQLSLDMPFIANTQWRLRADAFLTITPTTLYFGIGESSLKGLSYYDRNQPGGDYYTNATFADQTKNNSYYRPGGPQDPVAFGGNTYYGVPSQPGFVVTNKMYNGYIIETPMVNLSTERSFFGGTVRVVAGLKASENIIRTFDGRKAPGYDPVLGMDYGANVPNAKTRLTEDAEAGKILGYHGGYVNALRVALVYDTRDFEPDPNSGVFIEGTFEKNSKAFGSDFNFQKYFAQGKFFWSPFPKVFEKLVIASRFGAGLSEGDVPFFEYRNMWGTEGLIGGLGGIRTIRGYKQDRFVGRMMGWGNLEVRWKFGSLKVGDEYFAFNLVPFMDFGRVWDDEHKAGLKDYKYSHGIGLRIAWNQATIIMIDWAKSKEDEQLFVNFSHAF